From Gottschalkiaceae bacterium SANA:
TAATGCACCCCTTGACTCAGGCCTCGACCAGCACCCGATACACCAGATTTTGCATCAAGGATGATTGTTTCTCCTTGAATCAAACCTTCCTTTAATAAAGGATTCGCTGCCATGGCCGATGCAGTAGGATAGCAGCCAGGATTAGACAATAGCTTTGCTTCCTTGATCGCTTCTTGATTCCATTCCGTCAACCCATAAACCGCTTCCTTTAATAAATTCTGTGAACCATGTTTGGTTTGATACCACGCTTCATAGGTCGCTAGGTCCTTGATTCTAAAATCGGCTCCAATATCAATGACTTTGACTTGACTCAATACGTCTTCAGTCACCCAATGGGAAGCAACACCATGAGGTAGAGCCAGGAAAACAAAGTCTAAATCTTCAAGATCTTCTTTTTCAATTTTTTCGGAGAAGTAGAGCTCCGTTCGTCCCATAAAATTTCTATATAAGGCTGCTATTTTTTGCCCAGCCAATTGGCGTGATGTAATCTTTGTTACTTCCACTTTTGGGTGATCCAATAAGATTCTCAATAATTCTTGCCCAACATAACCCGAAGCACCAACTATTCCTACTTTCATTTCTTCCTCCTCGATTCATTCTTCTTATGATTATTTTTTATAATTATACATTTTATCGTATTGTTATGCAAGTGCTATTTTATATTTATTCGCTATCCTTATTATATACACCCGTCTTTATCAGGATTCTCTTGCAATAAATTCCAACATAAAAAATATTTATACATTTAGCTTGCATTATTATAAGCGTTTATGTATAATTATAAAAAATCAAATGAATTTAAGGAGACTCAATATGAAGAAAAAAGTCGTACTTGCCTATTCAGGCGGATTGGACACAACAGCTATCATCGCATGGTTAAAAGAAACCTATGATTATGAAATTATTGCTGCCTGCATTAATGTAGGACAAGGGAAAGAACTCGTTGGCATGGAAGAAAAAGCACTCGCCTCAGGGGCCAGTAAGATCTATATCGAAGATCAAACTCAACAATTCCTTGAGGAATGCGCTTGGCCAACCTTAAAAGCCGGTGCCATTTACGAAAGTAAATATATGCTGGGCACATCCATAGCACGACCGGTTATTTCTAAGCGATTGGTTGAAATCGCACAAATGGAAGGCGCAGAAGCGATTTGTCACGGCTGCACCGGAAAAGGCAACGATCAGGTACGTTTCGAACTGACTATCAAGGCCCTTGCACCAGATATGAAAATTATTGCGCCTTGGAGAATTTGGGATATGCAATCCCGTGAAGATGTAATCGAATATTGCGAGAAGAAGGGCCTAACCCTTCCTTGGAAGAAAGAAGAGAGCTACAGTCGAGACCGAAATATTTGGCACCTAAGCCACGAAGGCCTTGAACTTGAGGATCCCTCTTTGGAACCTGACTACAAAAAATTGTTGAAGATGACAACTAGCCTTGAAGAAGCGCCAAACACCCCAGAGTATGTTACCATCGGCTACAAAAAAGGGATCCCCGTTTCCATCAATGGCGAGATCTTGTCTACCGTTGCTTTAATGGAAAAAGCCAATGAAATCGCAGGCAAACACGGCGTCGGACTTGCCGATATCGTAGAAAGCCGAATCGTTGGCATGAAGTCTAGGGGCGTGTATGAAACACCAGGCGGAACTTTGCTTTATACCGGCCACCAAGAGTTGGAGCATCTTTGCCTGGACAAACAGACCTATTCTTACAAACAAGTTCTCGGCATCAAGTTCGCAGAACTGGTTTACAGTGGCGAATGGTATACCCCACTTCGTCAAGCCTTAAGCGCTTTCGTTGACTCCACTCAAGAAATGGTGACTGGAACCGTTACACTGAAGCTGTACAAGGGAAATGTTATTCCTGCTGGGGCAGAGTCCATTTACTCGCTTTACAACGAAGATATCGCAAGCTTTGCTACTGGCGACTTATACGATCATAAAGACGCAGCTGGCTTTATCAACCTATTTGGCTTGCCAATGAAGGTACGAGCTATGATGTTGGATCAAGTCAACAAAGGAAAGGATGAATAGA
This genomic window contains:
- the argC gene encoding N-acetyl-gamma-glutamyl-phosphate reductase — encoded protein: MKVGIVGASGYVGQELLRILLDHPKVEVTKITSRQLAGQKIAALYRNFMGRTELYFSEKIEKEDLEDLDFVFLALPHGVASHWVTEDVLSQVKVIDIGADFRIKDLATYEAWYQTKHGSQNLLKEAVYGLTEWNQEAIKEAKLLSNPGCYPTASAMAANPLLKEGLIQGETIILDAKSGVSGAGRGLSQGVHYAEVNENFKAYGLATHRHTPEIEQTLSQAAGQTITLNFTPHLLPMSRGILVTMYASLKDGVSKTQVDQAFQTAYINKPFVRIMPEGTLPETKWVKGSNFCDLAWRVDQRTNRVIVVSCIDNLIKGAAGQAIQNMNLMAGWSEELGLLSVGQFPG
- a CDS encoding argininosuccinate synthase; this translates as MKKKVVLAYSGGLDTTAIIAWLKETYDYEIIAACINVGQGKELVGMEEKALASGASKIYIEDQTQQFLEECAWPTLKAGAIYESKYMLGTSIARPVISKRLVEIAQMEGAEAICHGCTGKGNDQVRFELTIKALAPDMKIIAPWRIWDMQSREDVIEYCEKKGLTLPWKKEESYSRDRNIWHLSHEGLELEDPSLEPDYKKLLKMTTSLEEAPNTPEYVTIGYKKGIPVSINGEILSTVALMEKANEIAGKHGVGLADIVESRIVGMKSRGVYETPGGTLLYTGHQELEHLCLDKQTYSYKQVLGIKFAELVYSGEWYTPLRQALSAFVDSTQEMVTGTVTLKLYKGNVIPAGAESIYSLYNEDIASFATGDLYDHKDAAGFINLFGLPMKVRAMMLDQVNKGKDE